One Synechocystis sp. LKSZ1 genomic window, GGCGGATGCCTACATTACCAAGCCCATTGATCAAGCGGAATTTACGGCAACGTTAAAGCAATTCCTGACGGTGTAGTTTTCTATTTTTCTTTGTTGCGTCGTTATTGCCATGGCCTCCGATTTTTCCACTGCTTCCCGTACCCTTGCCCCGACCCAGGGCCAACTCCAACAATTTCTGCATTTTTCCCTAGAGCCCCATACCCAGGCCATGCTCCCTATTGCTCAACTGAGTGAGGTGCTCAATGTCCCCCTGGGCCAGATTGTCCCCATTCCCCACCTGCCCCCTTGGGTGCTGGGGGTTTATAACTGGCGCGGAGAGATTCTCTGGATGGTGGACTTGGGACAACTGCTGGGGCTGACCCCCTGGCATCGTCAATCTGTAGCTCGTTCTCACTATGCGGTCATTGTCCTTAACGGGAGCGGTGACTACGACCCCAAGCGGCCCCTGCGTCGTCAGAATCGCCAAGACCGCAACCAGATGCTCGGCTTAGTCGTCGGTGAAGTCAGGGATATTGAATGGTGTAATCCTGACCAAATTCAATCGGCCCCAACGGCCAGTATTAGTGCGGCCCTGGTGCCCTATCTGCGGGGTTTTTGGGTGAGTGAACCGGGGGAAATGTTTGTGGTGCTCAATGGCCAGGCGGTCATTTCCCGTCTTAACCAGGCATCCATTACTTAAGCATTAAATTTTACTCATTTTTTTATTATTTATCTTCATCCCTAGGCCTATTTTCAACGACTATGACTCAGACTTCCTCTCAATTCTCCCCCTCCGATGTCCCCGATGATGAGCCATTGTTTGCAGGAGACACTCTCCTGGGTAATCTGGATCCCGCTCTTCCTTCCCTAGAGGAAGCGGCCGTAACGGAAGATCCCTTGACCTTGGTGGATACTGACCCGCCTGAACCCGAAGCTATAACCGCCACCAATAATGCTGGAGACGGCCCAGCGACGCCGACTCCCGCCTGGGAGTCACCTAACCTCCCCCAGATTGAACTGCCCAGTCCCCCCACTTTGCCAGCGTTACCCCAGCTCACGCTACCCAGCCCGGCCCGGCCGCCCTTGCCGCAACCATCCCCTAGCAGTCCTCCCCCCGCATCTCCTCCCAATTGGGGCCAACGTTTCTCCTTTACCCAAAAAGCTGTCCTTGTGGCCCTGCTCATGGGCCTGGGGCCAGCGGCAATCATCGGTGGTATTAATAATCAGGCCACTCAACAACTACCCAACTCACCAGCCCCTCAACAAATTGAAGCAATTAAGCAATCAAATCAATCGACCCTCTGGCTGGGTCTACTCCTCACTGCCGGTCTAGTGGGTGGTCTAGCCTACGTTTTGGCCCATCAGAGCAGTCAAGCCTACCAGGCCCTTGTCAAAAGAGTGACCGCCCTGGGGGCCACTAACCTGGACACGCCCCTCAACCTCACCAGTCAGGATGAAATAGCCGTTGTTGATGCCACCGTGACGGCCCTGACCGAACAAATTCAGGTTCTGCGCCAGGGCCAATTGGAATCCCTCCGGCAGGCCCAAGTACTGAAGGATATTACCCTCAAGGTGTCAGCGGCCTTAAATACCACGGCGGTTTTTGAAGTAGCAGTGCAGGAAATTCGCCAGGCCATGAAGGCTGACCGGGTAATTGTCTACCGTTTTGATGACACCTGGGCTGGTACCGTCATTGCCGAATCCGTCGAGCCGGGGTATCCCGTGGCCTTGGGGGCCCAGATTGCCGATCCCTGTTTTGCCCAGAATTACGTCGATAAGTATAGCCAGGGCCGCATTCAAGCCACCCCCAACATTTTTGAAGCCGGTCTGACCCCCTGTCACCTGGGCCAACTGAAACCCTTTGAGGTCAAGGCAAACCTAGTCGCGCCGATTATTACCGAGGGCAAACTTCTTGGCCTGTTGATCGCCCACCAATGTGCTGGCCCCCGCCACTGGACGCCCGGGGAAATTGAGTTATTTGGCCAACTCACCATTCAAGTGGGCCTGGCCCTGGATCGAGCCGATCTTCTGCAACAACAACAGGAAGCCAACCGACAAGCGGAACTACTGAAGGATTTGACCCTGAAGATCTCGGCGGCCCTTAGTACCGAAGATGTGATGCAGGTGAGTGTCGCGGAGATCCGACAGGCCCTGAAAGCGGATCGGGTGATTGTCTATCGTTTTGATGAACGTTGGGCCGGCACCGTCGTTGCGGAATCCGTCGAGCCGGGCTATCCCGTGGCCCTGGGGGCCGAAATTATGGATCCCTGCTTTGCCCAAAATTACGTTGATAAGTACCGTCAGGGCCGGATTCAGGCTACTCCCGATATTACTAAGGCCGGTTTGACCCCCTGCCATCTGGGCCAACTCAAACCCTTTGAGGTCAAAGCTAACCTAGTAGCGCCGATTATCTTTAAGGGGTCATTGATGGGATTATTAATTGCCCACCAATGCGCTGGCCCTCGGGATTGGAGCCAGAATGACATTTATCTGTTTGGCCAGTTGACAGTGCAAATGGGCCTGGCCCTAGAGCGGGCGGATCTATTGGTACAGCAACGCTTAGCCGAGATTGAGCAACGTCAAGTGCGGGAACAACTGCAAAAACGGGCCCTGGAACTGTTGATGGAAGTCGATCCGGTCAGTCGCGGCGACCTCACCATCCGAGCCCACGTCACGGAGGATGAAATTGGTACCATTGCCGACTCCTACAATGCCACCATCGAAAACCTGCGACGCATTGTGACCCAGGTGCAAAAAGCCGCTACCCAGTTTGCCTCCACCACCGACACCAACGAAGCGGCGGTGCGCCAACTCTCTGGGGAGGCCCTGCGTCAGGCCCAGAACGTGGCCGTGGCCCTGGAAAGTTTACAGGCCATGACCCGCTCGATTCAGGAAGTCGCTGAAAATGCGGCCATGGCCGAAGCGGCAGTCCAACAGGCCACCCGCACTGTAGACCAGGGGGAAGATGCCATGAACCGTACCGTAGACGGGATTGTGGCCATCCGGGAAACCGTAGCGGCAACGGCCAAAAAAGTGAAGCGGCTGGGGGAATCGACTCAGAAAATTTCTAAGGTGGTGAATCTGATTAGCAGTTTTGCCGACCAAACCAACCTGTTGGCCTTAAATGCAGCCATTGAGGCGGCCCACGCTGGGGAAGAGGGCCGGGGCTTTGCGGTGGTTGCCGATGAAGTCCGTTCCCTGGCTCGTCAATCAGCGGAAGCAACGGCGGAAATTTCCGAGTTGGTGGCCAGCATTCAGGCCGAAACCAATGAAGTGGTGATTGCCATGGAGGCCGGTACCGAGCAGGTGGTGGTAGGAACCAAGCTGGTGGATGAAACCCGTAAGAGCCTCAACCAGATTACCGCCGCCAGTGCCCAGATTAGTGAGCTGGTGGAAGCCATTACCTCAGCGGCCATTGAGCAGTCCCAGACCAGTCAGTCTGTGACCCAGACCATGGCCCAGGTGGCCAAACTCGCCGACCAGACCTCCTCGGAGGCAGCCAATGTTTCCAATACCTTTAAAGATCTTCTGGCAGTGGCCCAATCCCTCCAGGATAGTGTGCGTCAATTTAAGGTGGAATAACCCGCCCGTTGTTTACCCCTACCGATTGCTAACCCCATGGTCTCTTCTAGCCTCACGTCTCCTGAACTGTCTCTCCTGACCCAGCAGGCCCTCCAGCAAACCTGTCAAAATCTGACGGAGCAAGTTGTTCGCTTGCAAAAACAAGAACAAAGCCTGCAACAGGCCATCACCCAGGGCACAAACCAGGGCCTGGAACATACGGCGGGGATGCAGACCCTGCGGGAAACCCTCGCCAACACCAGCGGCCAGATTCAACGGTTGGACCAATCCACCCAGGCCGTGGCCCAGGCCATTAACCTGATCCGACAATTCGCGGCCCAGACCCATCTCTTGGCCCTCAAGGCCTCCATCGAGGCGGCCCGGGCCGGAGAAGAGGGCCGGGGCTTTGCTGTGATTGCTGAGGAAGTAAGGGGCTTGGCTGCTCAATCCGCCGAGGCCACAGCGGCCATTGAAACCCTGGTGGTAGCCATTCAATCGGAGGCCAGGGAGGTCAGCGATACCCTCCAACGGGGCAAACAACAATTGGAACGGGAAAACCAGACCGTGGATACCATCCAAGACCACTGGCACCAGGCTGCCCAGTCCCAGCAGGCCTTGACCCTTGCCATCCAGTCCATTGCCCAAACGAGCTATCAACAACAGCAACTGCTGGCCCAACGACCGCAAGCCCTATGATTAACGCTGACATTCGTGACCACGCCTACCAATTCTTCATCGAAGAGGCCCCGGAACTGCTCCAGGTGATTGAACAGGAGTTATTAACTCTGCGCCAGGAACGCACACCAGCTAAAATCCATGCCCTGATGCGGGCGGCCCATTCCCTCAAGGGGGGAGCGGCCAGTGTGGGTTTGCCAGCCATTAAAACTCTGGCCCATCGTCTGGAGGATATTTTCAAGGCCCTCTACAGCGAAGCGGTGGTCATTGATGAGGATATGGAAAGCCTCCTGCTCCAGGCCTTTGATGGTCTGAAAAATCCCCTAATGGCAGAAATTGAACAGGGCCAGTTTGACAGTGACCAGGCCCTGGCCACGGGACTACCCGTGATCGAAGCCATTGAATTTCTACTGGGGGATCACCTGGCCGCTGGGGAACAGTTTTTACCCAGTTCGGCAGATCTCGGAGTGGATATTGTTTCCTCC contains:
- a CDS encoding chemotaxis protein CheW, with protein sequence MASDFSTASRTLAPTQGQLQQFLHFSLEPHTQAMLPIAQLSEVLNVPLGQIVPIPHLPPWVLGVYNWRGEILWMVDLGQLLGLTPWHRQSVARSHYAVIVLNGSGDYDPKRPLRRQNRQDRNQMLGLVVGEVRDIEWCNPDQIQSAPTASISAALVPYLRGFWVSEPGEMFVVLNGQAVISRLNQASIT
- a CDS encoding methyl-accepting chemotaxis protein — translated: MVSSSLTSPELSLLTQQALQQTCQNLTEQVVRLQKQEQSLQQAITQGTNQGLEHTAGMQTLRETLANTSGQIQRLDQSTQAVAQAINLIRQFAAQTHLLALKASIEAARAGEEGRGFAVIAEEVRGLAAQSAEATAAIETLVVAIQSEAREVSDTLQRGKQQLERENQTVDTIQDHWHQAAQSQQALTLAIQSIAQTSYQQQQLLAQRPQAL